A portion of the Salarias fasciatus chromosome 15, fSalaFa1.1, whole genome shotgun sequence genome contains these proteins:
- the mthfd1l gene encoding monofunctional C1-tetrahydrofolate synthase, mitochondrial isoform X2, translated as MPLKHLLTCAYCLDKDITSQGTPVFVHAGPFANIAHGNSSVLADKLALKLVGRDGFVVTEAGFGADIGMEKFFNIKCRASGLRPNVVVLVATVRALKMHGGGPHVSAGSPLPREYIDENLSLVAGGCQSNLKKQIQIAQQFGVPVVVALNVFKTDTQAEIDLVCQIARECGAFDALPCNHWAQGGRGSVALAQAVKQAASKPSNFQFLYHSEMPIVEKIRTIAQRVYGADDIDLSLEAQTKIDYYNQQGYGSLPICMAKTHLSLSHMPDKKGAPTGFVLPIRDVRASVGAGFIYPLVGTMSTMPGLPTRPCFYDIDLDPATEEITGLF; from the exons ATGCCCCTCAAGCACCTCTTAACTTGTGCCTACTGCTTAGACAAAGACATCACCAGCCAA GGTACACCAGTGTTTGTCCACGCTGGGCCCTTCGCCAACATCGCCCATGGCAACTCCTCAGTCCTGGCAGACAAGCTGGCTTTGAAGTTGGTCGGACGGGACGGCTTTGTGG TGACTGAAGCAGGCTTCGGAGCCGACATCGGGATGGAGAAGTTCTTCAACATCAAGTGTCGTGCCTCGGGCTTGAGACCCAACGTGGTGGTGCTGGTTGCAACTGTCCGAGCGCTGAAGATGCACGGGGGCGGCCCACAC GTGTCAGCGGGTTCCCCTCTGCCCAGAGAGTACATCGATGAG aATCTGAGTCTGGTTGCAGGTGGATGCCAAAGCaatcttaaaaaacaaatccagatTGCGCAGCAGTTTGGGGTGCCAGTTGTGGTGGCACTCAATGTTTTCAA GACAGACACCCAAGCAGAGATCGACCTGGTTTGTCAGATAGCCAGAGAGTGCGGAGCGTTCGACGCCCTGCCGTGTAACCACTGGGCCCAGGGCGGACGCGGCTCTGTCGCCTTGGCACAGGCTGTGAAGCAGGCTGCCAGCAAGCCCAGCAACTTCCAGTTCCTGTACCACAGCGAG ATGCCGATCGTGGAAAAGATCAGAACAATAGCCCAGAGAGTGTATGGAGCTGACGACATCGATCTCTCCCTGGAGGCCCAGACCAAGATAGATTACTACAATCAACAG GGTTATGGCTCATTGCCCATCTGCATGGCAAAGACCCACTTGTCGCTGTCCCACATGCCCGACAAGAAGGGGGCTCCGACCGGATTCGTTCTGCCCATCAGAGATGTCCGTGCCAGCGTCGGAGCAGGCTTCATCTACCCGCTTGTGGGAACG atGAGCACGATGCCCGGCCTGCCCACCCGGCCCTGCTTCTACGACATCGACCTTGACCCGGCCACGGAGGAGATCACTGGACTCTTCTGA